The proteins below are encoded in one region of Pseudophryne corroboree isolate aPseCor3 chromosome 8, aPseCor3.hap2, whole genome shotgun sequence:
- the LOC134949927 gene encoding olfactory receptor 13F1-like, whose protein sequence is MTHGTDFGNVTGITFFVLAGVSDVPKVRLAIFLFVLITYVMTVGGNVTIMSLILLDHALHTPMYFFLSNLSCLDIIYTSITLHRILFSFVSGDKNIVFSDCMVNLYCFMSLSGIEVLILTVMSYDRYVAICNPLHYQMVMSRRVCIMLSALCWIFGFLEMSPVTYISYRLSCYTSNVINHFLCDLMAIMKLSCSDTSLLEMTLLIVVAEGGLIPFLLIIISYINIICAILKISSATGSCKAFYTCSSHLTVVFLYFVTACCLYLKPPSMINLDSDKFISLVYTAVVPMLNPFIYSLKNKEVKVALSHLFKHNIAL, encoded by the coding sequence ATGACACATGGAACAGACTTTGGCAATGTCACTGGGATCACATTCTTTGTCCTTGCTGGTGTTTCAGACGTCCCGAAGGTTCGCCTAGCAATTTTTCTCTTTGTCTTGATTACATATGTTATGACTGTTGGGGGAAATGTCACCATCATGTCCCTGATCCTCCTGGATCACGCCTTGCACACTCCTATGTACTTTTTCCTGAGCAACCTGTCTTGTTTGGATATTATATACACCAGCATCACACTGCACAGGATCCTGTTCTCATTCGTGTCAGGAGACAAGAACATTGTATTTTCAGACTGTATGGTGAATTTGTATTGTTTCATGTCTTTATCTGGAATTGAGGTCCTCATCTTAACAGTCATGAGTTATGACAGATATGTGGCTATTTGCAATCCACTGCATTATCAAATGGTCATGAGCCGGAGGGTCTGCATTATGCTGTCCGCTCTATGCTGGATTTTTGGATTTCTAGAAATGAGCCCTGTTACTTATATTTCATATAGATTATCATGCTACACATCCAATGTCATCAATCATTTCCTCTGTGACCTTATGGCAATCATGAAGCTTTCATGCAGTGATACCTCCCTTTTGGAGATGACACTTCTCATTGTAGTGGCAGAGGGTGGTCTCATTCCCTTTCTGCTTATTATTATTTCTTACATCAACATTATTTGTGCCATTCTGAAGATCAGTTCTGCCACTGGGAGCTGCAAGGCGTTTTACACATGCTCATCCCATCTCACAGTTGTCTTTCTCTATTTTGTCACAGCTTGCTGCTTGTACCTCAAGCCTCCCTCCATGATCAACTTGGACTCTGATAAATTTATATCCCTTGTGTACACAGCTGTTGTCCCCATGCTAAATCCCtttatttatagtttaaaaaaCAAGGAAGTGAAAGTTGCTCTCTCTCATTTATTTAAACACAACATAGCATTATAA